A segment of the Marmota flaviventris isolate mMarFla1 chromosome 2, mMarFla1.hap1, whole genome shotgun sequence genome:
ATGTATAGATGACAGGATTCATAAAAGGAGTAATAATGGCATCAAAGATAGCTAAAAATTTATCTATGGGTAAGGTAGGGAATGGCCACACATAAACTATGATGCAAGGACCAAAGAAAAAAACCACCACGGTGATGTGAGCTGAGAGAGTGGAGAGGGCCTTGCAGGAACCTCCTGAGGAGTGTTTACGAACCGTGACCAGGATGGAGATATAAGACACAATCAAGATGAAGAAGGTGCCCATGGAGATGAAACCACTGTTGGCAGTGACCAGAAACTCCAGTCTGTATGTATCTGTACATGCAAGTTTGATAAACCGAGGAAAATCACAGTAAAAGCTATCCATTTTGTTGCTTCCACAAAAGGGCAAGTTTATAACAAAAGCCAGTTGGACTACAGAGTGGATAAGTCCAATGGTCCAAGCCACAGTCAGAAGAGAAATGCACATTCTTAGGCTCATGATGGTCAGGTAGTGGAGGGGCTTGCAGATAGCCACGTATCGGTCATAGGCCATGACAATGAGTAGCACCATCTCTGTCCCTCCCACAGTGTGAATGAAGAACATCTGTGTGATGCACCCTTTCAAGGAGATGGCTTTATGCTTTCTGAACAGGTCATAAATCATCTTTGGAGTGGCGATGCTGGACACACCCGTATCGATGAAGGAGAGATTTGCCAGCAAGAAGTACATTGGGGAGTGTAAATGATGGTCTGAGATGATGGTGAGCACAATGAGAAGGTTTCCCAGCATACTTGCTACATAAAATATTGTGAAGAACACAAAAAGGAGAATCTGAAGCTCCCAAGAACTGGTGAGTCCCAGCAACACAAATTCAGACACCGCTGAGTGATTTCCTCCGTCCATCAACTTCATGTGCAAGGTTGAACCTGAAGTTCCTGTTACCTGAGGAGCACATGAGGCAGGAAAAGTTTTCAAGTTGAAAAGGACGTCCTGGCTATGGAGTAATGACCCAGATATCAAAAAATGAAGGTCACCTTGCCATTGTACAATTAAGAGTTTATACTGTGCTTGAGTCACAGAGAGCTAGCCCCAGAAACTTTTTCTGTGCCTAAATCTTTGGGATCATTTGATCATACAACCTCAGATTTAGTTTGAGCTTCACAGTACAGTCCAGAAGGGGGAAATGTAAACAAAAGCACCTAAGAATTTAAGGAGTGGTGTATCAGAAGTACAGAGACTTATACTACCCAAtttctacatggaaaaaaatgccACAGAATAGGAAATGTGATAAAAT
Coding sequences within it:
- the LOC114084761 gene encoding olfactory receptor 4F3/4F16/4F29-like: MDGGNHSAVSEFVLLGLTSSWELQILLFVFFTIFYVASMLGNLLIVLTIISDHHLHSPMYFLLANLSFIDTGVSSIATPKMIYDLFRKHKAISLKGCITQMFFIHTVGGTEMVLLIVMAYDRYVAICKPLHYLTIMSLRMCISLLTVAWTIGLIHSVVQLAFVINLPFCGSNKMDSFYCDFPRFIKLACTDTYRLEFLVTANSGFISMGTFFILIVSYISILVTVRKHSSGGSCKALSTLSAHITVVVFFFGPCIIVYVWPFPTLPIDKFLAIFDAIITPFMNPVIYTFRNKEMKVAMRKLFVKALTSFRKSSFMHSSGNSD